CATTGAGGGCAAACATGGCGCCATCCGCGCCGTTGCCCGTGCCGATTTCCAGCACCTTCTTCCCTTTCGATTCGGTGAACGGAACCAGCAGTGGGATGTGCCATTCTGTGCGATAGCGGTGTTCGCGAAACTTTTCGAAGAACTCCTTTTCACTCGCGTAGTCCCGGACAAAGTGTGACCCGCAGGCTTCGGTGTTCCAGAACGAATGAACATTGGCCACTGACGGTCTGGCTTCCATGAGTGCAGGGGATGATGAGAGGAAATCGGGTGTCTGGCCAGTTTGTTCTTTGCGAAACTGACGCCGGGTCACCTCAGACAGTTGTCGTATGGCGCCGCTTCTCGATTGCGCCAACCCAGCCGAAGTGGGGCTTGAAATCAAATGTTTCCTGGATTGCGTCAAGCCTGCTCGTCCAAGCCGGCCTGCTGGAAACGACGACGATCTCGTCCGGTGAGAATGGAACAAAATTCAATTCGTGGATGCGAAAACTGTTTTTCAAGAGGCGCAGCTTCTGCCAGTCAAATCCCATCAACGTCGCTGCCACACAATCGACAGCGACAGGGTGCGTGCCGGCGATGACGACGCCGCATGGTTTCGGATCGGGCGACATCGGCCCATTCCCCTCCCCGGCAATGATGCCATCCACGACTGTCAGATACCGCAGTGGCTTTTTCCGCGGTTGACCGTCCCCGTCGAAGGAAAAGAGGCATTTGTTGAGATCGAGGACCATGCGCCAGCAGGTGTCATTGCCGTGCCAGTTGCCGGAACGAATCACCTTCTGCGTGTCGCCAAAAACGAGGCGCCCTGCCTTTTTTATCGGAACAAACAGCCGTGACAGATTAGGCCGCCCCTTCAGCCAGCGTTTGGCCGTGCCCATCCAAGCCTGCTCCAAACGGGCTTTGGCGGTTACGGATGGAAATTGATCGCCGCCGTCGGCAGGCGTTCCTTCCGTATGATGCGGCAGCCAGTTTTTGTTCGCATTGATGCCCACCAGGTTCTTCAGTGCGCATGTGACACCGACTTTCTTGTGCGTCTTCAGCTTGGGAATGTTAATCAACACGTCGGCATCCATCGGCGTGCGGCACAACAGATACTCGTGATGTGTCCCGTTGTGTTTTGCATTCGTCTCCGCCATGTCGTAGGAGGCGCCGTAGAGTCGGCTCATGCCTTGATAGCCAACAAATTCACTTGCCGAATTCAGCTCGATGCGTGTGTGTCCGTTGGGATCGCCAGTTAACTGAGTTTTGGAGATGGTTACTCCGTCGATGGTGTGCCATTCCTCCGGGCGCAGGTCGAGCAGACTGAATTCGACTCCGGGAAAATCCTTGCGGACCCGGGCCAGCATGAGGTCCAGATCGCAGTATTCGCGGATTTTTGAAAAAGAGGAATCCGTTTGTGGCGCATCGCAAATCGTGACCGAGCCTTTGCCCTGCAACTTCTCTGCCGCCCAGCTTGCGACGGCTTCAATGACCGCCGGATGCGTGATGACGTGCTGCCAGTGGTCCGGGCCGGGAAACCGCTCGTCGTATTCCTTGATCCAGTTTGGTTTGAGAACGACGCGGTCGTTGGGCCGGATGAAGGTATCGGGTAGCGACAATGCGCCAACAGCTGATCTCATAGTTTCCGCCACGGTCCCCGATCCGGTGTAACGATCGGGCGCAGAAAAGACTGCCACGCGCGAGAGAGACAAAGAGTATTTGGCGGCGGACATCGAACTCAACCTAGCAGACCGATGGAACTTGTTCAGCTTTTTCGCTCACGTATTTAACAGGAGACTGACAAAAAAAGATCCGCCAAATCCGAACGGTTACTTTGCGGGCGGTGTAGGCGTTTCCTTCAATTTCTGGTCGACGATGGCAAGATAAGTTCTTGCAATCGGGTTGTGCCACGCATGTTGCAACGTCAATGATTTTTCAAACCAGGGTTTCGCAGCTGAATAATCTCCGACTTGAACAAAGTGCCAGCCCTGGTGAGCGAGGACATAATAGTTGTTGGGATCGCTCTTTACCGCCATTTCGAAATACGGCGCCGCTTCGTCGTGGCGTCCGGACCAATCGAGGCACATTCCGAATTTCATATAGTTATATGGGTCGTACGGGTTGAGACGTATTCCCTGTTGAAACCAGTGCATGGCTTCGGAGATTAGCTTTTCAGAACCGCTGTCCCCGTCCCACCCCACCCGACGGAGCGCCTCCCCGAGGGCATAGGTCGTTTCAAAATTTTCAGGTTCGATGGCCGCCGCCGCGCGCAGCGCCGCCATCATTTTCGGAGTGTATGCGGTCTCCTTTGCAGCGAGTTCGAGTTGGGCGTATTCCCGTCCTCGTCGGTAACCTTGTTGCCCAAGATAGAAAACGACGATGATTCCGACGACAGTGGCAATAATGCGTCCAATCAAGCCTGGATTGATCCAATAACGGTCGGTCGCGAACCTCAAATATCCGGAAAGTAAAGCCATCAGAGTGACGGCAAGAATCGCGTTCGCCGGGACGTGCATGTTGAAGTCGGTGAATGAATGAATGAGGATCGCTACAAGTCCGACAGATGCGCCAAGAACGAATGCGGCCCGATTGCTTGGCTTGGTTCCCAACACACTTTGATCACGGCTCACAAATTTCCAAGTCTTGAACACACCCACGTAAAGGAGCACGAACGCGGCCACAATCAACGAGGTACCCACCAACCCCCAGTCGGCCAAGGTGTTCAAATAGTCATTATGGGCGAAGCCCGGCCTGGCCTGGATCTCAGGGGGGCGATACTCAGGAAACCGGTAATCGAAGTGGGCCGGCCCGACACCGCACCAAGGATGATCTTGCCACATTTTCATCGTTGGCTGCCAAAGCCAGATACGACCTCGCGCACTGTCCGGGGATTCAACCGAAAGAACGTTTTCAACTCGTTTGTGAACGCGATCTGCGCTTAAATAAAAGTAGGCACCCGCGGCGATCAATCCGGCGACAACAATCAACGCCGGGAGCCTTTGCTCTCGGCGTTGAATCAAGAGGACAAAAAACAGTCCCAGTGATACACCCGTGGAAATCCAAGCGCCGCGAGAAAGAGTAACGGAGATGCCGGCGAGCATGGCCAGGGAAGCATAACCGAGAGAGATCCGGAGAACGTGGCCAAGCCGCCCCGTCAACGCATATGCCAGGCCGAGAGGCGCCAGCAACTCGAGGAAACCGGCTAGATGGTTCGGGTTGATGTAGGTTCCAGAACCGCGCTTTCGAAACACGACCGGTTTGACGAAGTGCCAGACGTATTCGGAGTTCGTAGCAAACTGGAAGATCCCGTACATCGATATTGCCAGTGCCAAAAAGATCATTACGAAACTGATCAGTTGAGTTGTTTCCTGTCTGGCCAAATTGTTAAGGATCGCAAAAAACAGGAGAGAGTATACCAAGACGCGGATTAGTTCCTGTCGCGCCGCATACTCAATATCCGCTTGTTGATAACGCGCGATTGCGTAAACGACAACAGCCACTACCGCCCAGCAGATTGGCGGCCACATTACGTGATGGCCCGGATTCAGCCAGAACCGTAGCAGCCAGAGCAATGCGGCCGCCGACGTTAGTGCTTGAACAACCAGGAATTCTGCGGGGCGCACGGCGCCGGTCGCCAGCGGGCCGAACATCAGAATCGCAAGAACTAAAAAGAGGATTCCTTTTTCGCACCAGTTGTCCAGACGCTCGCGGACCATAGTCGGATGAAAGCTAATGCAGTCTTTGCATCGCGGTCACGCGAATTTGTCGTCGTGTCTGAGGCGGATTCTTAATTGCCTTCTAGCGTTGCACCATCCATCGTACAAGAAATGTTGCCAACTTACTCTCGGTCGTTGACGCTCGGGTCTTCGAATTGGGCTTTTTGGAGCAGTAGCCCAGTGTTCTTCCGCGGTTTGAGAGCCGATTGCGTGGAGTGGCTTTCTTCCTGAATGGCAGCACTTTTACCTTACTGTGCACGACTAGTCTGTAATTCCA
This region of Candidatus Angelobacter sp. genomic DNA includes:
- a CDS encoding O-antigen ligase family protein; the protein is MVRERLDNWCEKGILFLVLAILMFGPLATGAVRPAEFLVVQALTSAAALLWLLRFWLNPGHHVMWPPICWAVVAVVVYAIARYQQADIEYAARQELIRVLVYSLLFFAILNNLARQETTQLISFVMIFLALAISMYGIFQFATNSEYVWHFVKPVVFRKRGSGTYINPNHLAGFLELLAPLGLAYALTGRLGHVLRISLGYASLAMLAGISVTLSRGAWISTGVSLGLFFVLLIQRREQRLPALIVVAGLIAAGAYFYLSADRVHKRVENVLSVESPDSARGRIWLWQPTMKMWQDHPWCGVGPAHFDYRFPEYRPPEIQARPGFAHNDYLNTLADWGLVGTSLIVAAFVLLYVGVFKTWKFVSRDQSVLGTKPSNRAAFVLGASVGLVAILIHSFTDFNMHVPANAILAVTLMALLSGYLRFATDRYWINPGLIGRIIATVVGIIVVFYLGQQGYRRGREYAQLELAAKETAYTPKMMAALRAAAAIEPENFETTYALGEALRRVGWDGDSGSEKLISEAMHWFQQGIRLNPYDPYNYMKFGMCLDWSGRHDEAAPYFEMAVKSDPNNYYVLAHQGWHFVQVGDYSAAKPWFEKSLTLQHAWHNPIARTYLAIVDQKLKETPTPPAK
- a CDS encoding DUF362 domain-containing protein; this encodes MRSAVGALSLPDTFIRPNDRVVLKPNWIKEYDERFPGPDHWQHVITHPAVIEAVASWAAEKLQGKGSVTICDAPQTDSSFSKIREYCDLDLMLARVRKDFPGVEFSLLDLRPEEWHTIDGVTISKTQLTGDPNGHTRIELNSASEFVGYQGMSRLYGASYDMAETNAKHNGTHHEYLLCRTPMDADVLINIPKLKTHKKVGVTCALKNLVGINANKNWLPHHTEGTPADGGDQFPSVTAKARLEQAWMGTAKRWLKGRPNLSRLFVPIKKAGRLVFGDTQKVIRSGNWHGNDTCWRMVLDLNKCLFSFDGDGQPRKKPLRYLTVVDGIIAGEGNGPMSPDPKPCGVVIAGTHPVAVDCVAATLMGFDWQKLRLLKNSFRIHELNFVPFSPDEIVVVSSRPAWTSRLDAIQETFDFKPHFGWVGAIEKRRHTTTV